One Granulicella sp. 5B5 DNA window includes the following coding sequences:
- the rplU gene encoding 50S ribosomal protein L21 — MYAVIKTGGKQYRVAPGDTLRIEKSEHNGTIEFEDVVAVSLNEGKFESDLKNAKVTAQVVSEGRGDKILVFHYKRKKQYKKLQGHRQSFVEVKIKEIFVGGSSYDA; from the coding sequence ATGTACGCAGTCATCAAGACCGGTGGTAAGCAGTACCGCGTGGCTCCCGGCGACACGCTCCGCATCGAGAAGAGTGAGCATAATGGCACCATCGAGTTTGAAGATGTCGTCGCCGTCAGCCTCAACGAGGGCAAGTTCGAGTCCGACCTGAAGAACGCCAAGGTCACCGCCCAGGTCGTCTCCGAGGGCCGTGGCGATAAGATTCTCGTCTTCCACTACAAGCGCAAGAAACAGTACAAGAAGCTCCAGGGCCATCGCCAGAGCTTCGTCGAAGTGAAGATCAAGGAGATCTTCGTCGGCGGCTCCAGCTACGACGCCTAA
- a CDS encoding glycosyltransferase family 39 protein, whose translation MTKRSWWSEPWTIFWVGFALRVAVILIGHTYRVRTDQANFNFGFEAGRIGRSLATGHGFGNPFNGMSGPTAWLPPLYPLLMGAAFKLFGVYSRGAALALMVADSLLSAAIAPAVYEIAERCFDARGIARRRAKMAAPVAVWSAWLWAVYPAALQYAVHWIWEMSLTACLFSWAIVVALRLRGLGGGDERATEKIELWVWLGVLWGLIALSNASLLLCLPAMMIWIAWPELRSRRLEKQAAVGAMLTCVAFAAVLATWVLRNERVMHAPVLTRDNFGVELYESTLERNDGFPWGTTVPLWTGDPEYKEYVREGEVAFAKQRGAIAEARIKARPLRTVKWTLDRFLFFWDGTPHSMGRHPSQEYLRQLSYCFLSVCGLLGLALMLWRRVEGAGLFAAIFVLLPLPYYLVTVQPRFRHPMEPLIAVLAVYLFRSTEKKVEG comes from the coding sequence ATGACAAAACGAAGCTGGTGGAGCGAGCCGTGGACGATCTTCTGGGTAGGATTCGCGCTGCGTGTGGCGGTGATCCTGATTGGGCACACGTATCGCGTGCGGACGGACCAGGCGAACTTCAACTTCGGGTTTGAGGCGGGGAGGATTGGGCGGTCGCTGGCGACGGGGCATGGTTTTGGGAACCCGTTCAATGGGATGTCAGGACCGACGGCGTGGCTGCCGCCGCTGTATCCGTTGCTGATGGGGGCGGCGTTCAAGCTGTTTGGGGTGTACTCGCGCGGGGCTGCCCTGGCGTTGATGGTGGCGGACAGTTTGCTTTCCGCAGCGATTGCACCGGCGGTGTATGAGATCGCCGAGCGGTGCTTCGATGCTCGTGGCATTGCGCGGCGCAGAGCGAAGATGGCCGCGCCGGTGGCCGTGTGGTCGGCGTGGCTGTGGGCGGTGTATCCGGCGGCGTTGCAGTATGCGGTGCATTGGATTTGGGAGATGTCGCTGACGGCTTGTTTGTTTAGCTGGGCGATTGTGGTGGCGTTGCGGTTGCGTGGTTTGGGGGGCGGTGACGAGCGCGCGACGGAGAAGATAGAGTTGTGGGTGTGGCTTGGGGTGTTGTGGGGTTTGATTGCGCTGTCGAATGCTTCGTTATTGTTGTGCCTGCCGGCGATGATGATTTGGATTGCGTGGCCGGAGTTGCGGTCGCGGCGGTTGGAGAAGCAGGCAGCGGTGGGCGCGATGCTTACGTGTGTGGCGTTTGCTGCCGTCCTGGCAACATGGGTGTTGCGCAATGAGCGCGTGATGCATGCACCGGTGCTGACGCGCGATAACTTCGGTGTGGAGCTGTATGAGTCGACGCTGGAGCGCAACGATGGGTTTCCGTGGGGAACCACGGTGCCGCTGTGGACGGGTGATCCGGAGTACAAGGAATATGTGCGCGAGGGCGAGGTTGCGTTTGCGAAGCAGCGCGGCGCGATAGCCGAGGCGCGGATCAAGGCGCGACCTCTGCGGACGGTGAAGTGGACGCTGGACAGGTTTCTGTTCTTCTGGGATGGAACGCCGCATTCAATGGGACGGCACCCTTCGCAGGAGTATCTGCGGCAGTTGAGCTACTGCTTCTTGAGCGTGTGTGGCTTATTGGGGCTGGCGCTGATGCTGTGGAGGCGCGTGGAGGGCGCAGGGTTGTTTGCGGCGATCTTTGTGTTGCTGCCACTGCCGTATTATCTGGTGACAGTGCAGCCGCGATTTCGGCATCCGATGGAGCCGCTGATTGCGGTGCTGGCGGTATATCTGTTTCGCAGTACAGAGAAGAAGGTTGAAGGATGA
- a CDS encoding glycosyltransferase family 39 protein — protein sequence MATTQPTTQPAAAAHAERPAALRSTVLAALLAALVILTLLGHNRLTDWDEGIYAQISREMLSSGLLIPHWNLQPWLEKPPLMLWITAVFFKLFGVSEFTARLGSALSGVALVGLLHGWLARRHSLRAAWFSSLILLSTFGFLHVARVGEMDTLLSLGLCISLIGLAELHLDHRHGAWLFWLGFALALMTKGAASITLGFTFVLFLALEPTILRRHLGTLSLGFALFLAVVLPWHIALYHRFGEAFVQQYIGLHILHRATSQIEGHITPWWYYLRVLLLSAIPFCLLYPIAALDALRRPALRLYRVFALFALIEVLFFSLVKTRLPHYIAPAYPAFSVLTAVWICTRLETITLTKPLRLRLSAAVCAIWIIAALITAAPRSRLHSPRLPNGDVTPNNREQVALLKQVFKHPAPAVAAVPGPLLDWRPGHYNPIPTVIFYANRPVQQVLPQPLPPGTPTDIYAFNPVPFAAAIGSQPSLILVARSLLPQLPAGYTFHLIASSPTLAVGTIARN from the coding sequence ATGGCGACCACACAGCCAACCACGCAACCGGCCGCGGCCGCCCATGCAGAACGGCCCGCGGCCCTCCGCTCCACCGTACTCGCTGCTCTGCTCGCCGCTCTCGTCATCCTCACCCTGCTCGGCCACAACCGCCTCACCGACTGGGACGAGGGCATCTACGCCCAAATCTCTCGTGAGATGCTCTCTTCCGGCCTGCTCATCCCTCACTGGAACCTCCAGCCCTGGCTCGAAAAACCGCCGCTCATGCTCTGGATCACCGCCGTCTTCTTCAAGCTCTTCGGCGTCTCCGAGTTCACCGCCCGCCTCGGCTCCGCTCTCTCCGGCGTCGCCCTTGTCGGCCTGCTGCATGGCTGGCTCGCGCGACGCCACAGCCTCCGCGCGGCATGGTTCAGCTCGCTCATCCTGCTCTCCACCTTCGGCTTCCTCCACGTCGCCCGCGTCGGCGAGATGGACACACTCCTCTCCCTCGGCCTCTGCATCTCCCTCATCGGACTCGCCGAGCTTCACCTCGACCACCGCCACGGCGCATGGCTCTTCTGGCTGGGCTTCGCCCTGGCGCTGATGACCAAAGGTGCCGCCAGCATCACCCTCGGCTTCACATTCGTCCTTTTTCTTGCGCTCGAACCCACGATTCTTCGTCGTCATCTCGGCACACTCTCTCTAGGCTTCGCGCTCTTCCTCGCCGTCGTCCTGCCGTGGCATATCGCGCTCTATCACCGCTTCGGCGAGGCCTTCGTTCAGCAGTACATCGGCCTGCACATCCTGCATCGAGCCACATCCCAGATCGAAGGCCACATCACCCCGTGGTGGTACTACCTCCGCGTTCTTCTCCTCTCGGCCATTCCGTTCTGCCTGCTTTACCCCATCGCGGCTCTAGACGCGCTCCGTCGCCCCGCGCTTCGGCTCTACCGAGTCTTCGCGCTCTTCGCCCTCATCGAAGTGCTCTTCTTCTCCCTCGTCAAAACCCGTCTTCCGCACTACATTGCGCCCGCGTACCCGGCATTTTCCGTCCTCACCGCCGTGTGGATCTGCACCCGCCTCGAAACCATTACCCTCACCAAACCTCTACGCCTCCGACTCAGCGCCGCAGTCTGCGCCATCTGGATCATAGCCGCGCTCATCACCGCAGCTCCGCGCAGCCGCCTCCACTCTCCGCGTCTCCCCAACGGCGACGTCACCCCCAACAACCGTGAGCAGGTCGCCCTGCTCAAGCAGGTCTTCAAGCACCCCGCGCCCGCCGTCGCCGCAGTTCCAGGCCCCCTGCTCGACTGGCGTCCCGGCCACTACAATCCCATTCCCACCGTCATCTTCTACGCCAACCGTCCCGTCCAGCAGGTGCTGCCTCAGCCACTCCCGCCCGGCACCCCCACCGATATCTACGCCTTCAACCCCGTCCCCTTCGCCGCCGCAATCGGCTCGCAACCGAGCCTCATCCTCGTCGCCCGCTCCCTACTCCCGCAGCTCCCCGCCGGCTACACCTTCCACCTCATCGCCTCCTCGCCTACCCTCGCCGTCGGCACGATCGCACGAAACTAG
- a CDS encoding NAD(P)-dependent oxidoreductase, whose amino-acid sequence MSTKREVLVTGASGFFGGVLKRRLLAEGFAVTNIDLVRDEDAGAEGLSSIQGDIRNGELLKRTFAEHRFEAVFHCAAMLAHDVKDETLLWTSNVDGTRLLAEAAQAASVTKIVNISSNCLWAEGFGRPVTEDDAPAPVELYGQSKLEAERALAKLVEQHPEMRVVTLRCPTIIDSGRLGLLAILFEFIEDGKKVWVVGDGSNRYQFIYAQDLATACLLCLEYEESNLFHIGSDDVPTMRGMYESVIRAAGSKARVAQLPRMPTIAAMQLAHRLKVSPLGPYHYRMIAESFVFDTQRIRRELRWEPTLTNEEMMLRAFSYYSENRRAIHARTDVSAHSKAAPMGVIRLLKWLS is encoded by the coding sequence ATGAGTACAAAGCGTGAGGTCTTGGTCACCGGCGCGTCAGGGTTCTTTGGTGGTGTGCTGAAGCGGCGGTTGTTGGCTGAAGGGTTCGCAGTGACGAACATCGACCTGGTGCGCGATGAGGATGCCGGCGCTGAGGGGTTGAGCTCGATACAAGGTGACATTCGCAATGGGGAGCTGCTGAAGCGGACATTTGCTGAACACAGGTTTGAGGCGGTGTTTCATTGTGCGGCGATGCTGGCGCACGATGTGAAGGACGAGACGCTGCTGTGGACAAGCAATGTGGATGGGACTCGCCTGCTAGCAGAGGCGGCGCAGGCGGCGAGCGTAACGAAGATCGTGAACATCTCTTCGAACTGCCTGTGGGCTGAGGGCTTCGGCAGGCCGGTGACGGAGGACGATGCGCCCGCGCCGGTGGAGCTGTATGGGCAGTCGAAGCTGGAGGCGGAGCGTGCGCTGGCGAAGCTTGTGGAGCAGCATCCGGAGATGCGGGTGGTGACGCTGCGGTGTCCGACGATCATCGACAGCGGCAGGCTTGGACTGCTGGCGATCCTGTTTGAGTTTATTGAGGACGGGAAGAAGGTCTGGGTGGTCGGCGACGGGAGCAACCGCTACCAGTTCATCTATGCGCAGGACCTGGCGACGGCGTGTCTGCTGTGTCTGGAGTATGAGGAGTCGAACCTGTTTCATATCGGCTCGGATGATGTGCCGACGATGCGTGGGATGTATGAGAGCGTGATTCGCGCGGCGGGCAGCAAGGCGCGTGTGGCGCAACTGCCGCGCATGCCGACGATTGCCGCGATGCAACTGGCGCACAGGTTGAAGGTGTCGCCGCTGGGGCCGTATCACTACAGGATGATCGCGGAGAGCTTTGTGTTCGACACGCAGCGGATACGGCGTGAACTAAGATGGGAGCCGACACTGACGAATGAAGAGATGATGCTCCGCGCGTTTTCGTACTACAGCGAGAACCGTAGGGCGATCCATGCAAGGACGGATGTGTCGGCGCACTCGAAGGCGGCGCCGATGGGCGTGATCCGGTTGTTGAAGTGGTTGTCGTGA